The sequence GGCTCCGGATACAGCGCCGCTCTGGCCTGCCACCGGCTCGGCGCCGAGATGGTGACGACACTCGACGTCGATGCGTATCTCTCGGAGGCGGCTGCCGAGCGGCTGGAGCGTATCGGCTACCGCCCGGACGTCGTCGCCGCCGACGCCACCGCCGACCTGCCTGGCGTCTTCGACCGGATCGTGTCCATGGTGTCCGTACCCCGAATTCCCGCCTCGTGGCTGCGCGGTCTCGCTCCGCACGGGCGCCTGGTGACGACGATCGCGGGCACCGGACTGATCGTCACGGCCGATAAGGGGCCCGACGGCGGCGCGATCGGCCGGGTCGAGTGGGACCGGGCCTCCTTCATGGCCACCCGGGCGGACGCCGACTACCCGCCCCGCCTCGATGAACTGTTCGCCGCCAGCGGGGAGGACGGCGAGGTGACCTTGTCACCGTTCCCGGTGCTGGACGTGATGCAGGCGTGGGACCTGTGGTCGATGCTGTCGCTGATGGCGCCGGGGATCGAGCACCGCACCGGCACCGATGACCGTGGGGGCCGCTTGACGTGGATGCTGCACTCTGACGGGTCATGGGCGCGGGCCCGGACCGCGCCGGGCGAGCGCACCGCGACCGTCCACCAGGGCGGCCCGCGCCGCCTTTACGACCTGCTGGACGAAATCCGCTGGCGGTGGCTGGAGCACGGCGAGCTTCCCGTGTACGGGGCACAGGTCACCATCAGCCCTGACGGTGTGACGACGCTGTCGCGGGGCGGCTGGACGGCCACGCTCTGACCGGCTCGGGGTGCCCGGCCCGTGGATGCGCGGCACACTGAAGACGGCCAACGAGGGAGGGACCGATGGACGACGAGCCCCTTGCGGAATGGGCAGAGCGCCGCGAGCTGCGCCGCCCGGCACGCGGGGAGCGGCGGGCCACCCCGCTCGGCGACCGGCCGGAACAGGGCGCGCACGTAGACCCGGACACTCCGCGGTTCATCCAGGAGTGGGACGGGTGCCAGTGGACACCCACCGGCGTCGCCGATGACCGGGG is a genomic window of Streptomyces sp. WP-1 containing:
- a CDS encoding protein-L-isoaspartate(D-aspartate) O-methyltransferase, with protein sequence MDWKPYAAALAAEVTYPGSAWWGPVSATPRHQLVGRWFTPGGGGWKMVDGPADKETWARAAYSDTTLVTRIGPVHADLAEPGQTYTGLPTSSSTHPSLVLTMLRHGRLAPGAHLLDVATGSGYSAALACHRLGAEMVTTLDVDAYLSEAAAERLERIGYRPDVVAADATADLPGVFDRIVSMVSVPRIPASWLRGLAPHGRLVTTIAGTGLIVTADKGPDGGAIGRVEWDRASFMATRADADYPPRLDELFAASGEDGEVTLSPFPVLDVMQAWDLWSMLSLMAPGIEHRTGTDDRGGRLTWMLHSDGSWARARTAPGERTATVHQGGPRRLYDLLDEIRWRWLEHGELPVYGAQVTISPDGVTTLSRGGWTATL
- a CDS encoding DUF6087 family protein, coding for MDDEPLAEWAERRELRRPARGERRATPLGDRPEQGAHVDPDTPRFIQEWDGCQWTPTGVADDRGAAAAEAGRDANARAERVPLPALGKLPPMPEPWRPTQPFYRPATPRQ